The following proteins are co-located in the Cryptococcus neoformans var. grubii H99 chromosome 1, complete sequence genome:
- a CDS encoding WD repeat and SOF domain-containing protein 1: protein MSLFGQIKRHNPAKPRRSPLPTSAWDDDRRFGLSGPSAYSRWFTTLYIPLRLPFGRPSDSHSLSSGSSLGSPRPYHTKPRTRHLKIYLPIPPRLYARIPRLNSPIRVLLLLIVSVIVGFFLLGFRKTRQGERTWSPPFVDPDTMVITPEEAAMVWEWEILSGHYPSTEHPPDHLPLSPSLKNPVVPAALLPSPSSPSPLVAYQNRADKFPSAHLAGNGPERHYLSVWDMRESQPGFPARPMPGSILDLDIVLEKCDLGTNKYVRDCLEFLRIGGGLDIGKRVRRGNYLTQYKQLYYEESTPSQSHSMAPRNVKQSTGGSKTPLTLPEPYDIPASFDSRDACDPLHPRIFHIFWTGPFTDKPYMAVMSFLFTQNLGLDKPVDAVSDTASVVRGTCRPQLWLWINPGPAAAVPNPSAKREMYEQLATNPWSAPFLHERFRDVVKFKMWNTTEQLDGVAELRDHWRKMPIFNSGGNTYGDPLGKAEDEVTEEIEDESGKTASPKKKGGLFEKVGSSSESDYDRLSVILSDMARFIVTHRFGGIYLDADTIFLRDWEELWNYRGQFAYRWSWHEKYNTAVLKLHKGSALSTFLFKTALENGLDFHPMTVSRYLKDAGLDKLLFRVPDALFDPAWLNMERYQRDRPPFPYFPEFSVFFSNDKFDTAGPQPLGFDGFFRGAFSYHFHNFWWLPFDPSRNFPDLGHRFIKGERALRDAARSSSSGQAAQLVGDDVEPRDVLDPSQESVEGGADITSREDMDDELDLSWSTVLKRSFEGFLRGERPNAYGEWLEWGD from the exons ATGTCGCTCTTCGGCCAGATCAAGCGGCACAACCCCGCAAAGCCACGCCGCTCACCGCTCCCCACCTCAGCATGGGACGACGACCGCCGCTTCGGCCTCTCTGGCCCTTCTGCATACTCTAGATGGTTCACCACCTTATACATCCCCCTCCGCCTTCCTTTCGGCCGCCCATCCGACTCTCACTCCCTCTCATCAGGATCATCCCTAGGATCGCCAAGACCCTATCACACAAAGCCTAGAACTCGCCATCTCAAAATCTACCTTCCCATTCCACCTCGCCTCTACGCCCGTATTCCACGCCTCAATTCTCCCATCCGAGTCCTTTTGCTACTCATCGTCAGTGTAATTGTgggcttcttccttcttgggtTCAGAAAAACAAGGCAGGGTGAAAGAACGTGGTCTCCTCCGTTTGTGGACCCAGATACAATGGTCATCACACCGGAGGAGGCAGCGATGGTATGGGAGTGGGAGATCTTGAGTGGGCACTATCCGAGTACTGAACATC CTCCCGACCATCTCCCGctttctccctccctcAAAAACCCTGTCGTACCGGCTGCactcctcccctccccatcctccccctctcctTTAGTCGCATATCAAAACCGTGCAGACAAATTCCCTTCCGCCCATTTAGCTGGGAACGGCCCCGAGCGGCACTATCTGTCTGTATGGGACATGCGAGAAAGTCAGCCTGGATTTCCGGCAAGGCCTATGCCGGGGTCCATCTTGGATCTGGACATAGTGTTGGAAAAGTGCGATCTTGGCACCAACAAG TACGTGCGAGATTGCTTGGAATTCCTGAGGATTGGAGGAGGCCTTGACATCGGCAAACGGGTGCGGAGGGGCAACTATTTGACTCAATATAAACAGCTCTATTATGAGGAATCTACTCCTTCCCAATCTCACTCCATGGCGCCTCGCAACGTTAAGCAATCGACTGGCGGATCCAAAACCCCTCTTACCCTTCCTGAACCCTACGATATCCCAGCAAGTTTTGACTCGCGTGACGCCTGCGATCCTTTGCACCCCAGGATATTCCACATATTCTGGACAGGACCGTTCACAGATAAGCCATACATGGCTGTCAtgtccttcctctttacTCAGAACCTTGGGCTCGACAAGCCAGTGGATGCAGTTTCTGACACTGCAAGCGTTGTTCGCGGAACTTGTCGACCTCAACTCTGGTTGTGGATCAACCCTGgtcctgctgctgctgtgcCCAATCCTTCAGCTAAAAGAGAAATGTACGAACAGCTGGCTACAAACCCATGGTCTGCGCCTTTCTTGCATGAGAGATTTAGGGATGTTGTCAAATTCAAGATGTGGAACACCACTGAACAGCTGGATGGTGTGGCTGAACTTAGGGATCATTGGCGAAAAATGCCCATCTTTAACTCAGGCGGAAATACGTATGGCGATCCACTGGGAAAGGCCGAGGACGAAGTCACTGAAGAAATCGAAGACGAATCAGGGAAAACTGCCTCTCCCAAAAAGAAGGGTGGTCTTTTCGAAAAAGTTGGCTCCTCCTCTGAATCGGACTATGACCGTTTGTCCGTCATCCTCTCCGACATGGCACGATTCATCGTAACTCATCGATTTGGCGGTATCTATCTCGACGCTGATaccatcttccttcgtGATTGGGAAGAACTGTGGAACTATCGCGGCCAGTTTGCTTACCGCTGGTCATGGCACGAAAAATACAACACTGCAGTACTCAAGCTCCACAAGGGCTCCGCTCTCAGTACCTTCTTGTTCAAAACGGCTTTGGAGAACGGACTAGATTTCCACCCCATGACGGTATCAAGGTACCTGAAAGATGCCGGACTGGACAAGCTTCTATTCAGAGTGCCTGATGCATTGTTTGATCCGGCTTGGTTGAACATGGAAAGATACCAAAGAGATAGGCCGCCTTTCCCATACTTTCCAGA attctccgtcttcttctccaatgaTAAGTTTGACACCGCTGGTCCTCAGCCATTAGGGTTCGATGGGTTCTTTAGGGGTGCATTCTCCTATCACTTCCACAATTTCTG GTGGTTGCCCTTTGACCCCTCACGTAACTTCCCGGATCTGGGTCATAGATTCATAAAAGGCGAAAGAGCTTTGCGTGATGCCGCtcgctcttcatcctccggCCAAG
- a CDS encoding WD repeat and SOF domain-containing protein 1 — MKIKTISRSLDDHLPSSSTAPHPLSHNLAPHLHPFAKPREYTRAVTAVKMDRMFAKPFVDALGGHQDGVYCLGKDSRRAGVVAGGGGDGEVIVHSLGLRRPLLKIPGAHRGMVSGICWTSEAQDRRRGLITCGKLDGTIKLWRSEAFAPGLRDKDAFQGNEFGLGQGEGSGFLDQAGAIGESGYDEEEGGGLSLDSAKRDALGQNLEPTMTFTSKNGLNSIDHHRTDAVFATASNTVQIWDEQRTAPLSTLQFGSSMETVSGVKFNQSETSVLASVGNDRTMCLYDIRTGKAERRIVTQFTSNCLSWCPTLPTLLLLGSEDHNLYTFDIRNLETPNQIYKGHVGGVMGCDWSPTGEGFVSGSYDRTVRLWNREEGKSRDVYHTKRMQRVFDVSYTPTADFVLSASDDGNVRIWKSDASKKLGPVSTKERQAIEYRQKLVERYSREKGVREVKERRHVPQSIHNATKLKREMIEARNIKEDRRRKHSRAGREKPKAERKKTVVVEQR; from the exons ATG AAAATAAAAACCATCTCTCGCTCTCTGGACGATCAtctcccctcttcctccactgctccccatcctctctcGCACAACCTCGCACCCCATCTCCACCCCTTCGCAAAGCCAAGAGAATACACACGTGCTGTAACTGCCGTAAAGATGGACCGCATGTTTGCTAAACCTTTTGTTGACGCTCTTGGTGGTCATCAAGACGGTGTCTACTGTCTGGGTAAGGACTCGAGACGGGCTGGTGTTGTTGCCGGGGGAGGGGGCGATGGCGAAGTCATTGTACATTCTTTGGGCTTGAGGAGGCCATTGCTCAAAATACCAGGAGCCCATAGAGGTATGGTCAGTGGTATATGCTGGACGTCTGAAGCGCAAGACCGTCGGAGAGGACTGATCACCTGCGGCAAACTTGACGGCACCATCAAACTTTGGCGAAGCGAGGCGTTCGCTCCCGGTTTAAGAGATAAGGATGCTTTTCAGGGCAATGAGTTTGGTCTTGGacaaggtgaaggaagtgGATTTTTGGACCAGGCCGGAGCGATTGGAGAAAGCGGgtatgatgaggaggaaggcggAGGCTTGTCGCTTGATTCGGCAAAGAGGGATGCGTTGGGGCAAAATCTAGAGCCTACCATGACTTTCACATCCAAGAACGGTTTAAACAGTATCGATCATCACCGTACAGATGCGGTATTTGCTACTGCTTCAAACACTGTGCAGATCTGGGACGAGCAGAGGACGGCACCATTAAGTACACTTCAGTTTGGAAGCTCGATGGAGACGGTGTCTGGCGTCAAGTTCAACCAGAGCGAGACCAGTGTGTTGGCGAGTGTGGGTAATGACAGGACAATGTGTTTGTACGATATTCGAACGGGCAAGGCCGAGAGACGTATTGTTACACAG TTCACGTCCAATTGCCTCTCGTGGTGTCCTACTCTCcccacccttcttcttctcggctCAGAAGATCACAACCTCTACACATTTGACATTCGTAACCTCGAAACTCCTAATCAAATTTACAAAGGTCACGTTGGTGGTGTCATGGGATGCGACTGGAGTCCGACGGGCGAAGGATTTGTCTCTGGGTCCTATGACAGAACTGTGCGGTTATGGAACAGAGAGGAGGGCAAGTCAAGGGATGTCTACCACACCAAGCGGATGCAGAG AGTATTCGACGTCAGCTACACTCCTACTGCCGACTTTGTTCTCTCCGCGTCGGATGATGGCAATGTGCGCATATGGAAATCGGATGCGTCCAAGAAACTCGGCCCAGTTTCGACCAAGGAGCGTCAAGCTATCGAGTACCGACAAAAACTTGTGGAGAGATACAGCCGGGAGAAGGGAGTCAGGGAAGTcaaggagaggaggcaTGTGCCGCAGAGCATCCACAATGCAACGAAGCTGAAGAGGGAAATGATAGAAGCGCGGAATATCAAGGAGGACAGGAGGCGGAAGCACTCGCGTGCTGGACGGGAGAAGCCGAaggcggagaggaaga AGACCGTGGTTGTGGAGCAGCGGTAA
- a CDS encoding DNA excision repair protein ERCC-3, which yields MSEPSSPASSLDFFESDGSADSDYDQAPRRTRKQPPKRHGARRGTVTPTASGSGSGTKIKINLSSLQRRAVEGSTAVEQEEEGDEDEEGYFDGLIGKRGVDLSGQTLKGDHALRPLWVDDRGNIIVEAFAPFAKQAQDFLVAISEPVSRPSLIHEYRITKPSLHSAMSIGLETKVIIEVLSRLSKTPLSPRLVARIEEWTASFGKVRLVLKDNRYFLETSVPEFLQKLMNDEVIKECMVHREEEAGPTVFGAEEGARPRRDFAIPGTEEARRRERGEEAEQTRENDAVLGAVIGINEADEMDDEDDKVHSFEVSGERMEDVRRRCKDIDLPALEEYDFRNDTINPNLDIQLKPMTVIRPYQEMSLAKMFGNGRARSGIIVLPCGAGKTLVGITAACTIKKSALVLCTSAVSVAQWKQQFLHFSNISERQICAFTQGEKEMFSTSAGIVISTYSMIAKTGKRAHDAEKMMQFLRSREWGFLLLDEVHVTPADMFRKCINNFKVHAKLGLTATLVREDDRIGDLGYLIGPKLYEANWMDLAKNGHIATVQCAEVWCPMTPEFYREYLRNPSRKRILLHAMNPNKIQACQFLINYHESRGDKVIVFSDNVFALEAYAKKLGKSFIHGGTPEGERLRILSRFQHDPQLNTIFLSKVGDTSIDLPEATCLIQISSHFGSRRQEAQRLGRILRAKRRNDEGFNAFFYSLVSKDTQEMFYSSKRQGFLIDQGYAFKVITELHGLHSMPNLVFPSKDEQLSLLESVLNQGDAAAETADHYMRLNGGKHLKRIAGAQPSTSGMTVQRFMAPLEHLSGGQNISYREQNKSVNKELSREVRQNKRAGGSSSGKDSHSIFKKRKTELAAAKKQRETEF from the exons ATGAGCGaaccatcatctccagcTTCATCCCTCGATTTCTTTGAGTCGGACGGCTCAGCAGACTCTGACTACGATCAAGCACCACGCCGCACCCGAAAGCAGCCTCCCAAGAGACATGGAGCCCGGCGCGGTACAGTCACTCCCACAGCTTCAGGCTCAGGCTCTGGTACAAAAATCAAGATAAATTTGTCCTCTCTCCAACGACGAGCAGTAGAGGGCAGTACTGCTGTTgagcaggaagaagaaggggacgaggatgaagaaggatattTTGATGGTCTGATTGGTAAACGAGGAGTGGATCTTTCAGGTCAAACGCTGAAAGGCGATCATGCTTTGAGACCGCTCTGGGTAGATGATCGCGGTAATAT TATCGTTGAGGCCTTTGCTCCCTTTGCAAAGCAAGCGCAAGATTTTCTGGTTGCCATTTCCGAGCCAGTATCTCG GCCCTCTCTCATACATGAATATCGCATAACCAAGCCTTCTTTACACTCTGCCATGTCAATTGGTCTCGAGACCAAAGTCATCATTGAGGTCCTCTCTCGTCTGAGCAAGACACCCCTTTCACCGCGACTTGTTGCGCGAATAGAGGAATGGACCGCATCATTTGGTAAAGTCCGGCTTGTATTGAAGGACAACAGATACTTTCTTGAAACCAGTGTCCCCGAATTCTTGCAGAAACTGATGAACGACGAAGTCATCAAGGAATGCATGGTGCATcgtgaagaggaagcaggTCCTACTGTATTtggagcagaagaaggtgctCGTCCGCGACGGGACTTTGCCATTCCTGGaacagaagaagctcgaaGACGAGAGAGGGGTGAAGAAGCCGAACAGACTCGCGAGAATGACGCTGTGTTGGGCGCAGTGATTGGGATTAACGAGGcagatgagatggatgatgaagatgacaagGTTCATTCGTTTGAGGTGTCTGGGGAGCGGATGGAGGATGTTCGAAGACGGTGCAAGGATATTGATCTTCCTGCATTGGAAGAGTACGATTTCAGAAATGACACGATCAACCCCAATCTCGATATACAGTTGAAGCCCATGACTGTCATCAGGCCATATCAGGAGATGAGTCTAGCCAAAATGTTTGGTAATGGTAGAGCCAGATCAGGTATCATTGTCTTACCTTGTGGAGCGGGAAAAACGCTGGTGGGCATAACTGCGGCATGTACGATCAAGAAGAGCGCGTTGGTGCTCTGTACTTCTGC CGTATCGGTAGCCCAATGGAAGCAACAGTTCCTTCACTTCTCCAACATCTCGGAACGACAAATCTGTGCCTTCACCCAGggcgaaaaagaaatgTTCAGTACTTCGGCGGGTATCGTCATCTCAACCTATTCCATGATCGCCAAAACTGGCAAGCGAGCGCACGATGCGGAAAAGATGATGCAGTTCCTTCGGTCCAGGGAGTGGGGATTTTTACTGTTGGATGAGGTGCATGTGACCCCTGCGGATATGTTTAGAAAATGTATCAATAATTTCAAAGTGCATGCCAAGTTGGGTCTTACTG CAACGCTGGTGAGGGAGGATGATAGGATTGGGGATTTGGGATACTTGATCGGTCCAAAGTTGTACGAAGCCAATTGGATGGATCTCGCTAAAAATGGTCATATTGCCACCGTCCAG TGTGCCGAAGTTTGGTGCCCCATGACTCCAGAATTTTATCGCGAATATTTACGGAATCCTTCTCGCAAACGCATCCTCTTGCACGCCATGAACCCGAACAAGATCCAAGCATGTCAGTTCTTGATCAATTATCATGAGAGCCGAGGCGACAAGGTGATCGTATTTTCCGACAATGTGTTTGCACTCGAG GCGTATGCGAAAAAGCTGGGCAAATCTTTCATCCACGGCGGGACGCCTGAAGGCGAACGATTACGGATTCTTTCGCGATTCCAACACGACCCCCAACTGaacaccatcttcctctccaaggTCGGTGATACCTCTATCGACTTGCCTGAAGCTACTTGCTTGATTCAGATATCTTCCCACTTTGGTTCTCGACGACAAGAAGCTCAGCGATTGGGTAGAATTCTGAGGGCAAAGCGAAGGAATGACGAGGGCTTCAACGCATTTTTTTATTCGCTCGTTTCCAAAGACACCCAGGAGATGTTCTATTCCTCAAAGCGGCAAGGGTTCTTGATTGACCAAGGCTACGCGTTCAAAGTGATCACCGAACTTCACGGTCTTCATAGCATGCCCAACCTCGTTTTCCCTTCCAAGGACGAACAGCTGTCATTGCTCGAGTCAGTATTGAACCAGGGCGATGCCGCAGCGGAGACGGCGGACCATTATATGAGGTTGAATGGGGGTAAGCATCTCAAGAGGATTGCGGGCGCTCAGCCGAGTACGAGTGGGATGACGGTGCAGAGGTTCATGGCACCTTTGGAGCATTTGAGTGGAGGGCAGAATATCAGTTATAGGGAACAGAACAAGAGTGtcaa CAAGGAGTTGTCAAGAGAAGTGCGGCAGAATAAGAGGGCAGGGGGATCGAGTAGTGGGAAAGATAGCCATTCGATTTtcaaaaagagaaaaacaGAATTGGCGGCGGCCAAGAAGCAACGTGAGACCGAATTCTAA